In the genome of Bradyrhizobium arachidis, one region contains:
- a CDS encoding ribonuclease activity regulator RraA, translated as MSLSPEARKTLAGITTATITTVLLKKGLRNVWMRGARPLRPGLPRLVGPAFTLRFVPAREDLATPESWSSPISTRTAIEAMPEGCIAVVDAMGITDAGIFGDILCARMMKRGVTALVTDGVVRDVEGVLGTNLPVWCDGYAAPPSVAGLTFVGWGEPIGCGGVAVFPNDIVVADQDGCVLIPQAMLEHVLNEGVEQERMEAWIVNEVNNGAVLPGLYPMNAETKARYAASKK; from the coding sequence ATGTCGCTGTCCCCCGAAGCCCGCAAGACCCTCGCCGGCATCACCACTGCCACCATCACCACGGTCCTGCTGAAGAAGGGCCTGCGCAATGTGTGGATGCGCGGCGCGCGTCCGCTGCGCCCGGGCCTGCCGCGCCTGGTCGGACCGGCCTTCACGCTGCGCTTCGTGCCGGCGCGCGAGGATCTGGCGACGCCGGAATCCTGGTCCTCGCCGATCTCGACCCGCACCGCGATCGAGGCGATGCCCGAGGGCTGCATCGCCGTGGTCGACGCCATGGGCATCACCGATGCCGGCATCTTCGGCGACATCCTCTGCGCCCGCATGATGAAGCGTGGCGTCACCGCGCTCGTCACCGACGGCGTCGTACGTGACGTCGAGGGCGTGCTCGGCACCAATTTGCCGGTGTGGTGCGACGGCTATGCCGCGCCGCCGTCGGTTGCGGGCCTGACCTTCGTCGGCTGGGGCGAGCCGATCGGCTGCGGCGGCGTCGCCGTGTTCCCGAACGACATCGTGGTCGCCGACCAGGACGGCTGCGTGCTGATCCCGCAGGCGATGCTCGAGCATGTGCTCAACGAGGGCGTCGAGCAGGAACGGATGGAAGCCTGGATCGTCAACGAGGTGAACAACGGCGCCGTGCTGCCAGGCCTCTACCCCATGAACGCCGAAACCAAGGCGCGCTACGCCGCCAGCAAAAAGTAA
- a CDS encoding DUF1993 domain-containing protein codes for MYEASVGLFVPYLRNLSVLLDKGVAYAEARKFNPAVLLGMRMAPNMYDLAQQVGEACRHAVVAPALLAQCEPVALPPLEHDMAGLQARIATSIEFIESLPRAEIDAAAELKVFFRLKNGTELPFTGRTLLLTNSVPQFFFHVTTAYDLLRHAGVELVKKDFLGRK; via the coding sequence ATGTACGAGGCCTCGGTCGGCCTCTTCGTGCCGTATTTGCGCAACCTGTCGGTCCTGCTCGACAAGGGCGTTGCCTATGCCGAGGCGCGCAAGTTCAATCCGGCGGTGCTGCTCGGCATGCGCATGGCGCCGAACATGTACGACCTGGCCCAGCAGGTCGGCGAGGCCTGCCGTCACGCGGTGGTTGCGCCAGCGCTGCTGGCACAGTGCGAGCCGGTGGCGCTGCCGCCGCTCGAGCACGACATGGCCGGCCTTCAGGCCCGCATCGCCACCTCAATCGAATTCATTGAAAGCCTGCCGCGCGCCGAGATCGACGCGGCGGCGGAGCTGAAGGTCTTCTTCCGGCTGAAGAACGGGACCGAGCTGCCCTTCACGGGGCGGACGCTGCTGCTCACCAACAGCGTCCCGCAATTCTTCTTTCACGTCACGACGGCCTACGACCTGCTGCGGCACGCCGGCGTCGAACTCGTGAAGAAGGATTTTTTGGGAAGGAAGTAG
- a CDS encoding LamB/YcsF family protein, translating to MKTIDLNCDLGEGFGAWEMGNDAAMIDLASSVNVACGFHAGDPDIMRRTVELAKARGVSVGAHPGYRDLHGFGRHPIAGLKASEIENLVAYQIGALQAIATAAGHKVTHVKAHGALSNVACEDDMTAKAIAAGIRAVDPSLIFVVLANSKLVKAGEDANLPLVHEVFADRAYEDDGNLVSRKKPGAVLHDAKLIADRVVRMVQDGAVVSVTGKVIKMRTDTVCIHGDTHGAVDIARGLRQALKEAGIEVAPFKRGA from the coding sequence ATGAAGACGATCGATCTCAATTGCGACCTCGGCGAAGGTTTTGGCGCGTGGGAGATGGGCAACGACGCCGCCATGATCGACCTCGCGAGCTCGGTCAACGTCGCCTGCGGTTTCCATGCCGGCGACCCCGACATCATGCGGCGAACGGTTGAGCTGGCGAAGGCGCGCGGTGTTTCGGTCGGTGCGCATCCTGGATATCGCGATCTGCACGGCTTTGGCCGGCATCCGATCGCGGGCCTGAAGGCCTCCGAGATCGAGAACCTCGTCGCCTATCAGATCGGTGCGCTGCAGGCGATCGCGACCGCGGCCGGCCACAAGGTCACGCATGTGAAGGCGCACGGCGCGCTCTCCAACGTCGCCTGCGAGGACGACATGACAGCCAAGGCGATTGCCGCCGGCATCAGGGCGGTCGACCCCAGTCTGATCTTCGTCGTGCTCGCCAATTCGAAACTGGTGAAGGCCGGCGAGGACGCCAATTTGCCGCTGGTGCACGAGGTGTTCGCCGACCGCGCCTATGAGGACGACGGCAACCTCGTCTCGCGCAAGAAGCCCGGCGCCGTGCTGCACGATGCGAAACTGATCGCCGACCGCGTGGTGCGCATGGTGCAGGACGGCGCGGTGGTGTCGGTGACGGGCAAGGTCATCAAGATGCGGACGGACACGGTCTGCATCCACGGCGATACGCATGGCGCCGTCGACATCGCGCGCGGGCTTCGTCAGGCGTTGAAGGAAGCGGGGATCGAGGTCGCGCCGTTCAAACGCGGGGCGTGA
- a CDS encoding biotin-dependent carboxyltransferase family protein, translating to MSRLVVASIGPASSVQDGGRHGAQRYGLTVSGAMDRLSLAAANTLVGNDPFAAAVEIGPFGATFTAKDGAVRVAISGAPRNADIGGKPVAMDTSVTLKDGETLTLGFARGGAFTYLAIEGAIKGEQVFGSLAVNARAGLGSPYPRPLQAGDEFTVDAASGAPELRIELPKPARGPIRVLLGPQDDEFDDANKALFLDSEWKISATSDRMGYRLEGPAIKHLHGHNIVSDGTVNGSIQVPGNGAPIALMMDRGTSGGYPKIATVITADVGRLAQTSAGTAFRFREVTMAEAQDEARKFAQLIRNLPDRLRSSDTIALNIEALSDANVAGYAVSAVDAGTWQVTAEP from the coding sequence ATGAGCCGGCTCGTCGTCGCCAGTATCGGTCCCGCAAGCTCCGTCCAGGACGGCGGCCGCCACGGCGCGCAGCGCTATGGCCTGACGGTCAGCGGCGCCATGGACCGTCTGTCGCTGGCAGCGGCGAACACCCTGGTCGGCAATGATCCGTTTGCAGCCGCCGTCGAGATCGGCCCGTTCGGCGCCACGTTCACCGCCAAGGACGGCGCCGTGCGCGTCGCCATATCAGGCGCGCCGCGCAATGCCGACATCGGCGGGAAGCCGGTCGCGATGGATACGTCGGTGACGCTGAAGGACGGCGAGACGCTGACGCTCGGCTTTGCCCGCGGCGGCGCGTTCACCTACCTCGCGATCGAAGGCGCGATCAAAGGCGAGCAGGTGTTCGGCAGCCTTGCGGTGAATGCCCGCGCCGGGCTCGGCAGCCCCTACCCGCGCCCGCTCCAGGCCGGCGACGAGTTCACGGTCGATGCCGCGAGTGGCGCGCCCGAATTGCGCATCGAGTTGCCGAAGCCTGCGAGAGGTCCGATCCGCGTCCTGCTGGGCCCGCAGGACGACGAGTTCGACGACGCCAACAAGGCGTTGTTTCTGGATAGCGAGTGGAAGATCTCGGCGACCTCGGACCGCATGGGCTACCGGCTCGAAGGTCCCGCCATCAAACATCTGCACGGTCACAACATCGTCTCCGACGGCACCGTCAACGGCAGCATCCAGGTGCCCGGCAACGGCGCGCCGATCGCGCTGATGATGGATCGGGGCACGTCGGGCGGCTATCCGAAGATCGCAACCGTGATCACGGCCGATGTCGGCCGCCTCGCGCAGACCTCCGCTGGAACCGCGTTCCGCTTCCGTGAGGTCACCATGGCCGAGGCGCAGGACGAGGCGCGCAAGTTTGCGCAATTGATCCGCAACCTTCCGGATCGGCTGCGCTCCTCCGACACCATCGCGCTCAACATCGAGGCGCTCAGCGATGCTAATGTCGCGGGCTACGCGGTAAGCGCCGTGGATGCCGGGACTTGGCAGGTCACGGCCGAGCCGTAA
- a CDS encoding (R)-mandelonitrile lyase, producing the protein MEIHVAGTRPTRRAPKENFTGTVWQDPVIMTPEPAHLNCSRVSFEPGARTNWHHHPLGQTLYVISGVGRIQAKGGPIREIRPGDTIWIPPGELHWHGASPTNGMCHIAMQEALDGKFSTWLHPVTDEEYGAPLG; encoded by the coding sequence ATGGAGATTCACGTCGCAGGCACGCGGCCAACCCGCCGCGCGCCCAAGGAAAACTTCACCGGCACCGTGTGGCAGGACCCTGTGATCATGACGCCGGAGCCGGCGCACCTGAACTGCTCGCGCGTCTCGTTCGAGCCCGGCGCGCGCACCAACTGGCATCACCATCCGCTCGGGCAGACGCTCTACGTGATCTCCGGCGTTGGCCGCATCCAAGCCAAGGGCGGCCCGATCCGCGAGATCCGCCCCGGTGACACCATCTGGATCCCGCCCGGTGAGCTGCACTGGCACGGCGCGTCGCCGACCAACGGCATGTGCCACATCGCCATGCAGGAAGCGCTCGACGGCAAGTTCTCGACCTGGCTTCATCCGGTGACGGACGAGGAATACGGCGCGCCGCTCGGCTAG
- a CDS encoding hydroxyacid dehydrogenase — MATNKKKIFVTQTLSQGARALLTQRDDIELVEFSNLISAKDFEALLKSHAPVHGVALGATAFGETELEASRDMKVVTRIGVGYDAVDVPALSRRKVPLMVAGSANSPSVAEQALFMMLTLAKRANEMHACVKDGKWADRLGMLPFDLYGKTVLIIGFGRIGSRTAKRCLAMEMKVQVYDPYKPAADIKAAGCEPVTDLDAALPSADFVSIHCPKTPETVGLFDAARIRRMKPKSYLINTARGGIVKEAALYDALVSGKIAGAGIDVFEVEPPPVSNALFALPNVIMAPHVAGVTVEAVQRMSEQTARNILSVLDGDPIRQNVINQDVLG, encoded by the coding sequence ATGGCGACCAACAAGAAGAAGATTTTCGTTACACAAACTTTGTCGCAAGGAGCACGTGCCCTTCTCACCCAGCGGGACGATATCGAGCTCGTCGAGTTTTCGAACCTGATCTCGGCCAAGGATTTCGAGGCCCTGCTGAAGAGCCATGCGCCGGTCCATGGCGTGGCGCTGGGGGCGACCGCCTTCGGCGAGACCGAGCTCGAGGCGTCCAGGGACATGAAGGTGGTGACCCGCATCGGCGTCGGCTACGACGCCGTCGACGTGCCCGCCCTCTCCCGCCGCAAGGTGCCGTTGATGGTCGCGGGTAGCGCGAACTCGCCCTCGGTCGCCGAACAGGCGCTGTTCATGATGCTGACGCTGGCCAAGCGCGCCAATGAGATGCACGCCTGCGTCAAGGACGGCAAATGGGCCGATCGACTCGGCATGCTGCCGTTCGACCTTTACGGCAAGACCGTGCTGATCATCGGCTTCGGCCGCATCGGCAGCCGCACCGCCAAGCGCTGCCTGGCGATGGAAATGAAGGTTCAGGTCTACGATCCCTACAAGCCTGCAGCCGACATCAAGGCCGCCGGCTGCGAGCCGGTCACCGACCTCGACGCCGCGCTGCCGAGCGCCGATTTCGTCAGCATCCACTGCCCGAAGACGCCCGAGACCGTCGGCCTGTTCGATGCGGCGCGTATCCGCCGGATGAAGCCGAAATCCTACCTCATCAACACCGCGCGCGGCGGCATCGTGAAGGAGGCGGCGCTGTATGATGCGCTCGTCTCGGGCAAGATCGCCGGTGCCGGCATCGACGTGTTCGAGGTGGAGCCGCCGCCGGTCAGCAATGCGCTGTTCGCGCTGCCCAACGTCATCATGGCCCCGCATGTCGCCGGCGTCACGGTCGAGGCGGTCCAGCGCATGAGCGAGCAGACCGCGCGCAACATCCTGAGCGTACTGGACGGCGACCCCATCAGGCAGAACGTCATCAATCAGGACGTGCTGGGCTGA
- the pxpB gene encoding 5-oxoprolinase subunit PxpB, whose amino-acid sequence MAATLPPPRLLPSGDSAVTVEFSRTIDDDANQRVLALDKALAASPIDGITETVPTYRSLLVHYDPGKIGFDALGEKILPIATQPLPPATKARRWRIPVAYGGEHGIDLEDVAKALNTTPDDIVARHAGGDYKVAMIGFTPGWSYLSGLDKSLHMSRRQSPRVLTPAGTISIGGIQAGIQCLAAPSGWHLLGRTPVRTYQLHRNPTFLTEPGDRVTFFAIDHKTFEELDRAAEAGEIVAERVDA is encoded by the coding sequence ATGGCCGCGACGCTTCCCCCGCCCCGCCTTCTGCCCAGTGGCGACAGCGCCGTCACGGTCGAGTTCAGCCGCACCATCGACGACGACGCCAACCAGCGCGTGCTGGCGCTCGACAAGGCGCTCGCAGCAAGCCCCATCGACGGCATCACCGAGACCGTGCCGACCTATCGCTCGCTGCTGGTGCATTACGATCCCGGCAAGATCGGCTTCGACGCACTCGGCGAAAAGATCCTGCCGATCGCCACCCAGCCGCTGCCGCCCGCCACCAAGGCGCGGCGCTGGCGCATTCCGGTCGCCTATGGCGGCGAGCATGGCATCGACCTCGAGGATGTCGCGAAAGCGCTGAACACCACGCCCGACGACATCGTCGCCCGGCACGCCGGCGGCGACTACAAGGTTGCGATGATCGGCTTCACGCCAGGCTGGTCCTATCTCAGCGGCCTCGACAAATCCCTGCACATGTCGCGACGGCAGTCGCCGCGGGTGCTGACGCCGGCCGGCACGATCTCGATCGGCGGCATCCAGGCCGGCATCCAGTGCCTGGCCGCGCCCAGCGGCTGGCACCTGCTCGGCCGCACGCCTGTGCGAACCTATCAGCTCCACCGGAATCCGACCTTCCTGACCGAACCCGGTGATCGCGTGACGTTTTTCGCCATCGACCACAAGACGTTCGAGGAGCTGGACCGCGCCGCCGAGGCCGGCGAGATCGTCGCCGAGCGGGTGGACGCATGA
- a CDS encoding sulfite reductase subunit alpha yields the protein MNQITPPPKLDIIPASAPFSDAQRSWLNGFFAGLLSPDVATPLSAEQGAAVMQSGDGDDGEAPWHDQTMPIGDRMKLAEGRPVRRKMMAAMAQQDCGQCGYNCHDYSEAIASRSEARLNLCVPGGKETARMLKSLYEELDKVPAAKAPEKADTVAAPAVTVTIAEPGRSRDNPTEATFLSRRLLNKGKSEKETYHVEFDLSASKLDYVVGDSFGVFARNDVGLVDQIIALLGASHTTKVNGKTLREVLIDDVSLSPAPDSLFELISFITGGAQREKARALAQGEDPDGDAATLDVMAALQKFSGTRPHPEAFIEALEPLQPRLYSISSSHNATPGKLSLTVDSVRYVIGKRKRVGVASTFLGERITDGEKLKVYVQKAHAFGLPQDPKTPVIMIGPGTGIAPFRAFLLDRKATGAPGKNWLFFGHQRSDCDFFYQEELNAMKTSGLLTRMSLAWSRDGEKKFYVQDRMREVGRELWTWLAEGAHLYICGDAKRMAKDVERALVDIVAQFGARSTDEAVSFVAELKKTGRFQADVY from the coding sequence ATGAACCAGATCACGCCTCCGCCGAAACTCGACATCATCCCGGCCAGCGCGCCGTTCTCCGACGCGCAGCGCTCCTGGCTGAACGGCTTCTTTGCCGGGCTGCTGTCGCCTGACGTCGCAACCCCGCTGTCGGCGGAGCAGGGTGCGGCCGTCATGCAAAGCGGTGACGGCGACGACGGCGAAGCGCCATGGCATGACCAGACCATGCCGATCGGCGATCGCATGAAGCTCGCCGAGGGCCGTCCCGTGCGTCGCAAGATGATGGCGGCGATGGCGCAGCAGGATTGCGGCCAGTGCGGCTACAATTGCCACGACTATTCGGAAGCGATCGCGAGCCGCAGCGAAGCGCGGCTCAATCTCTGCGTCCCCGGCGGCAAGGAAACCGCACGGATGCTGAAGTCGCTGTACGAGGAGCTGGACAAGGTCCCCGCGGCGAAAGCGCCCGAGAAGGCGGACACGGTGGCCGCGCCCGCCGTGACCGTGACCATCGCCGAGCCCGGCCGCTCGCGCGACAATCCGACCGAAGCGACCTTCCTGTCGCGCCGCCTCCTCAACAAGGGGAAGTCGGAGAAGGAGACCTATCACGTCGAGTTCGATCTCTCCGCGAGCAAGCTCGACTACGTGGTCGGTGACAGCTTCGGCGTGTTCGCGCGCAACGATGTCGGCCTCGTCGACCAGATCATCGCGCTGCTCGGCGCCTCCCACACCACCAAGGTCAACGGCAAGACGCTGCGTGAAGTGCTGATCGACGACGTCTCGCTGTCGCCGGCGCCGGACTCGCTGTTCGAGCTGATCTCCTTCATCACCGGCGGCGCCCAGCGCGAGAAGGCGCGGGCGCTGGCGCAGGGCGAGGACCCCGATGGCGATGCCGCGACGCTCGACGTCATGGCGGCGCTGCAAAAATTCTCCGGCACGAGGCCGCATCCGGAGGCCTTCATCGAGGCGCTGGAGCCGCTCCAGCCGCGGCTCTATTCGATCTCGTCCTCGCACAATGCGACGCCGGGAAAACTGTCGCTAACGGTCGATTCCGTGCGCTACGTCATCGGCAAGCGCAAGCGCGTCGGCGTGGCCTCGACCTTCCTCGGCGAGCGCATCACCGACGGCGAGAAGCTCAAGGTCTATGTGCAGAAGGCGCATGCCTTCGGCCTGCCGCAGGATCCGAAGACACCCGTGATCATGATCGGCCCGGGTACCGGCATCGCGCCGTTCCGCGCCTTCCTGCTCGATCGCAAGGCGACCGGCGCTCCCGGCAAGAACTGGTTGTTCTTCGGCCATCAGCGCAGCGATTGCGATTTCTTCTACCAGGAAGAGCTCAACGCGATGAAGACCTCGGGGCTGCTGACGCGCATGTCGCTGGCCTGGTCGCGCGACGGCGAGAAGAAGTTCTACGTGCAGGATCGCATGCGCGAGGTCGGCCGCGAGCTGTGGACCTGGCTTGCCGAAGGCGCGCACCTCTACATCTGCGGCGATGCCAAGCGCATGGCCAAGGACGTCGAGCGCGCGCTGGTCGATATCGTCGCCCAGTTCGGCGCACGTTCGACCGATGAGGCCGTCAGTTTCGTCGCCGAGCTCAAGAAGACCGGCCGCTTCCAGGCTGACGTGTACTAG
- a CDS encoding ABC transporter ATP-binding protein, with amino-acid sequence MADVALRKVVKRYDDVEAVRGIDLDIADHEFIVLVGPSGCGKSTTLRMIAGLEDISDGDIMIGGDVVNDVPPKDRDIAMVFQNYALYPHMTVAENMSFGLRLKHYPKAEIKARVTEAARLLDITDLIDRKPKQLSGGQRQRVAMGRAIVRNPKVFLFDEPLSNLDAKLRVQMRIEIKKVHQKVRTTTVYVTHDQVEAMTLADRVVVMNKGRIEQIGTPNELYHKPATRFVAGFIGSPAMNFIPCRLEDSGGTLQLRLTDRIAFALPPARAARYNALPRTDKLLLGIRPEHLTESHAHLGPGVETFDTVLDVTEPMGMETLVYFGLDGTPVCGRVDPNAGATDGAPMRLAMDLNNMHLLNEETGVVL; translated from the coding sequence ATGGCTGACGTTGCTTTGCGGAAAGTAGTTAAGCGTTACGACGACGTCGAAGCCGTGCGCGGCATCGACCTTGATATCGCCGACCACGAGTTCATCGTGCTGGTCGGCCCCTCCGGCTGCGGCAAGTCGACCACGCTGCGCATGATCGCAGGGCTCGAGGACATCAGCGACGGCGACATCATGATCGGCGGCGACGTCGTCAACGACGTGCCGCCCAAGGACCGCGACATCGCGATGGTGTTCCAGAACTACGCGCTCTACCCGCACATGACGGTCGCAGAAAACATGTCGTTCGGACTGCGCCTGAAGCACTATCCCAAGGCCGAGATCAAGGCTCGGGTGACGGAGGCCGCCCGCCTGCTCGACATCACCGATCTGATCGACCGCAAGCCGAAGCAGCTCTCCGGCGGCCAGCGCCAGCGCGTCGCAATGGGCCGCGCCATCGTGCGCAATCCGAAGGTGTTCCTGTTCGACGAGCCGCTGTCCAATCTCGATGCGAAGCTGCGCGTGCAGATGCGGATCGAGATCAAGAAGGTGCACCAGAAGGTGCGCACGACGACGGTCTACGTCACCCACGACCAGGTCGAGGCGATGACCTTGGCCGACCGCGTCGTGGTCATGAACAAGGGCCGCATCGAGCAGATCGGAACGCCGAACGAACTCTATCACAAGCCGGCAACGCGCTTCGTCGCCGGCTTCATCGGCTCGCCCGCGATGAACTTCATCCCGTGCCGACTCGAGGATTCCGGCGGGACGCTCCAGCTCCGCCTGACCGACCGCATTGCCTTCGCGCTGCCGCCGGCCCGCGCCGCGCGCTACAACGCGCTGCCGCGCACCGACAAGCTGCTGCTCGGCATCCGGCCCGAGCATCTCACCGAGTCGCATGCGCATCTCGGGCCGGGCGTCGAGACCTTCGACACCGTGCTCGACGTCACCGAGCCGATGGGCATGGAGACCCTGGTCTATTTCGGCCTCGACGGCACGCCCGTGTGCGGCCGCGTCGATCCCAATGCCGGCGCTACGGACGGGGCTCCCATGCGTTTGGCGATGGACCTCAACAATATGCACCTGCTAAACGAGGAGACCGGCGTCGTGTTGTGA
- a CDS encoding transporter substrate-binding domain-containing protein, which produces MIVRIVTALAVVLLASLSAHAQQAAPSRLDEIVKRGTLRVGMTGDYKPFTYLDKATQQFSGFDVDMAEALGKALGVKVEFVPTAWPKLMKDFEADQFDIAMGGVSVTLDRQRKGFFSTPIMREGKTPITRCADVGKYQTLADIDKKGTRVIVNPGGTNERFARANVRDAEITVFPDNTVIFDEIAKGNADLMMTDASETRYQQKQHSGVLCAVHPDKPFDFSEKAYWLQRDMALKAFVDQWLHISMEDGSYKKIYAAWFD; this is translated from the coding sequence ATGATCGTTCGTATAGTGACGGCTCTGGCCGTGGTCCTGCTGGCAAGTCTTTCGGCGCACGCACAGCAGGCGGCCCCCTCGCGCCTCGACGAGATCGTCAAGCGCGGCACGTTGCGCGTCGGCATGACCGGCGACTACAAGCCGTTCACCTACCTCGACAAGGCTACGCAGCAGTTCTCCGGCTTCGACGTCGACATGGCGGAGGCGCTCGGCAAGGCGCTCGGCGTCAAGGTCGAGTTCGTGCCGACCGCCTGGCCGAAGCTGATGAAGGATTTCGAGGCCGACCAGTTCGACATCGCCATGGGCGGCGTGTCGGTGACGCTCGACCGGCAGAGGAAGGGCTTCTTCTCGACGCCGATCATGCGCGAGGGCAAGACGCCGATCACCCGCTGCGCCGACGTCGGCAAGTACCAGACGCTTGCCGACATCGACAAGAAGGGCACCCGCGTCATCGTCAATCCCGGCGGCACCAATGAGCGTTTCGCGCGTGCCAACGTTCGGGATGCCGAGATCACGGTCTTCCCCGACAACACCGTGATCTTCGACGAGATCGCCAAGGGCAATGCCGACCTGATGATGACGGACGCATCCGAGACGCGCTACCAGCAGAAGCAGCATTCGGGCGTGCTTTGCGCGGTGCATCCGGACAAGCCGTTCGACTTCTCCGAGAAGGCCTACTGGCTCCAGCGCGACATGGCGCTGAAGGCGTTCGTCGACCAGTGGCTGCACATTTCCATGGAAGACGGCAGCTACAAGAAGATCTACGCCGCCTGGTTCGACTAG
- a CDS encoding DUF2147 domain-containing protein, giving the protein MRKLLATAAFLLASTTAQAQYTFEYGGRTIRIDPDRGTVQIPGVYDNTGQGKAKKAKKNETPADKQPPQQAKVDPQPPAAPAPAAPVAAPPAAEQAPAPAAAAPPPAPPPPAPPPAATASNAPAETAVLPPPAPPPARAPVEQQAAPAAASPPAPTVAAAPPAPPPPPAPAPAPTQSAAVAPPAPAAAPARDLNSPLGVWLTEEKEGKVRIEQCGNNLCGYSVDSKSNQNGEQVLINMKPGKDQKWSGRILDPNSGSTYDSTIAMKGTDRLRVQGCAFGGMFCGGQTWTRVN; this is encoded by the coding sequence ATGAGGAAGCTGTTGGCCACGGCCGCATTCCTTTTGGCGAGCACCACTGCGCAAGCGCAGTACACCTTCGAATATGGCGGGCGCACCATCCGCATCGATCCGGACCGCGGCACGGTGCAGATCCCCGGCGTGTACGACAATACCGGCCAGGGCAAGGCCAAGAAGGCCAAGAAGAACGAGACGCCCGCAGACAAGCAGCCGCCGCAGCAGGCCAAGGTCGATCCGCAACCGCCAGCCGCGCCGGCTCCCGCCGCTCCAGTCGCAGCGCCGCCCGCCGCAGAGCAAGCACCTGCGCCGGCGGCCGCAGCACCGCCGCCCGCGCCGCCCCCACCTGCTCCCCCTCCGGCAGCGACCGCCAGCAATGCCCCGGCCGAGACGGCTGTGCTGCCGCCGCCCGCCCCGCCTCCGGCACGCGCACCGGTCGAGCAGCAGGCCGCTCCGGCCGCGGCATCGCCGCCGGCCCCGACCGTGGCTGCTGCACCTCCGGCGCCGCCTCCGCCGCCAGCTCCAGCGCCCGCCCCCACTCAGTCGGCCGCCGTCGCCCCGCCGGCTCCCGCAGCAGCGCCCGCGCGCGATCTCAATTCGCCGCTCGGCGTCTGGCTCACCGAGGAGAAGGAAGGTAAGGTCCGCATCGAGCAATGCGGCAACAATCTCTGCGGCTACTCGGTCGATTCAAAATCGAACCAGAACGGCGAGCAGGTCCTGATCAACATGAAGCCCGGCAAGGACCAGAAATGGTCCGGGCGAATCCTCGATCCCAACTCCGGCTCGACCTACGATTCAACGATCGCAATGAAGGGCACCGACCGCCTGCGCGTGCAGGGCTGCGCCTTCGGCGGCATGTTCTGCGGCGGCCAGACCTGGACGCGGGTGAACTGA